The following is a genomic window from Pseudopipra pipra isolate bDixPip1 chromosome 2, bDixPip1.hap1, whole genome shotgun sequence.
CTAACTATAAAAGTTTGGGAAGAGATTTCCCAACATTACTAATTCATTTATTTCAACCCTTTTCCTTTATGATTCTTCTGCAGAAAGAGTTGTAAAAGAAAGTTTTCTTCTGGGAAAATCTTAAGAAACCAGCTACTCACAGGAAGCACCAACTAAAATGCATCTGGCTTTCTCACCTATCCTTTGTGAGACAGTTTAATGAAGTAACACAGTAAGTTTAAAAGTCACTGTAATTCATTCAATACCGTTACCTATTTTGATGAATCACAAACAAGTTAAACCAACTATCTTCATCTTCCTTTGGTCTCAGCATGGTTACTTGTTTATTGACAAACATACGATACAACCTCTCATCTGGAATAGCTCCTGGAGtggacaaacaaaaaaaaactaaataattttttgtggTAAACCAACTCTGTATTTTATAGCATTTTTATTAGTACCTCtattaaaaacagcacagagaaaaaatataGCAGCCTTTCAATACCTAAAGAGGACTTACAAGAAAGGTGCAGAGGTACTTTTTACCAGGGAaagcagtgataggacaagggggaatggctttaaactgtaAGAGGATAGATTTAGGTTAGAgtttaggaagaagttctttactgtaatggtggtgaggcactgaaacaggttgtctagagaagttgtggatgccccatgtctggaagtgttcaaggccaggttggatggggctttgattAAAGTGGTCAaacagaaggtgtccctgcccatggcaaggtgTTGGacctagatgatctttaatgtcccttccaacccaaaccgttctgtgattccacgattctatgattttcatGACCTTTGAAGTCTGAGGCATGATTATGAACAGATCAAAATATGGCTACTTTACTAGATAGACCTCTGAAAAGAAGACATTTTAACATGAAATCTGTCTTAAAGCTACTGCTTAAAGTAGCTTCACAAAGTACATCTGGTTTAAGACCTTTTGCTAATTGTCTGTGCCAAACAACTGACTATaggcagaattaaaaataacagaaaggCTGTTTTTGTTTCTTATCGACACACTAAGAAGCATATTTTATTGTAATATGGAATTTAAAAACAGATACTTAGTAGAGATGGAGTTCTTAAACATACTTCAAAACGCTatacaaaacaagaaataaactATGAGTTCTACAAAGTCTGTGTTTTGTCATAGAGCAGGGAAAAGTCTGCTGAACTTCTGAACTGTTTGTTGCCGATTATTTCCCTGATGTTTTTAATAAgtaaaaaaactcaaaccatTCATAGTCAGGGTTCATGATGCATTTCAGTAAAATCCCATATGGAGTTTACTTATTTTGTTTAACAAAGAATGCTCTCTAAATCAGAAAAAGTCAAGAAAGTACATATAATCCCGGCACAATCTCAAAGAAACATCTCACGAACATTTTCATGCAGCAACATGTGTACTTTAGAAAGTTGTTGCATTTCCCAGCAACCATTTTGGGTATTGAAAACTTATATTGTGGTATTAGAACCTTCACTACTAACCTTTGCAAAGTATCTCATTAAATACAGGAAATCATGGCCATCTAGGACTTAACTTTTAGCTATAAAAGTTGCTTAGACATAAGTGTTTAAGCACTCATGCCTAGACacaaaataagggaaaaaattaagatattaaTACTTAGCTTCTCTAGACAGAGAGCAGTCAAAAATAACCGTTCTTAGTAAGAAGTAAGAGTAGAGGGGAATCTggtggagaaaacagaaagggaCAAAGCTGAAGCTGAAAACCTAGCACTGAACACCTTTGAAGTATGAAACTCCTCATAAGTTTATTTAAAGAAACTGAGGTTACCTGTGACAGATATTACCTGTGAACCACTTCAGACAGGCATGAAAGACATTAGGTTTCTGCTCAGATAGTTCGTTTttgaataaaaccaaaatggCACATGAACATAACAGTGTTTAAGTTTTACCTAAACAGGATGAAGTAAGCTTAGTACACAACTGAGAGAATTTACGAGTGTGATTACTCTGACTAGATACACAGACGCTATTTATGGCTAACTTAAGCAGGGTTCATTTAAGaccaaaaaaagtacaaaaatcaAAGTATTGAAGAATTtattctaaatgaaaaaaagcaaagaaaaagcctGTCAGCCAGCGACAACACAGCAGGAAGAGAAAACCAACACTGCCATAGAATTGATATGCTTTAATATAGAATTACTTAGACCTTCATGTTTGTTGTAGCCTTTTAAGTTTGTTACAACTTTATTTAGACCTATTGAGCTTCAGTAACACATGAAGAGTCTGACAGACTAATACTCACCCAAGCCATACAGAGCAATTTTTGTTCTACCCTTACGTAATAAAATGGGACTAATATCTATTTTCTCCACAGAAGTTGAACGTCCAAAGTGATTCAGCAATCCTGCACAGCTTAAAATATCCAATGCACACAGTGCATCTGCCtgcaaaaaatattaagaaacaaatataaaaacttTGAACAAAACATCTAGTCTTTAATATCTAAGTGAAAGTCTCAAAAGGGAGAGAGAGTATCTTTCCTTAAGTAACTTCTGCAGTTGAAACACCCCACCACATatattagctttttttttaagtgttcatGGGTACAGAAGCAAATCCCTTTTCCTTACAAGTCCTACTTAATTTGAACAATGTGAAATTAAACATTAAAtcattcagaaaaacaaaaacataaaaaaacccccaaatagACAGTCTCTAAACTACTACAAAAATTATCTGGTTAAGCTAACTACCTCATAATAAGTCCAAAGTTAAACTTCTGCTAAAACCCTAATCTCCATGATATACTGCTTTTTgatataaaatgcaaaattattaaTTCAACACACAGACTTTAATGCTTTCTAAATGTCCATTTCCTGCTTACTTTTAGTAGCTTATTTTTAAGCTAGCATTTCATCACTATTGGATTATCTTCCCTGAAAATGCAAGATGCATATCAATTGCATATGCACAAGTCAAAATACCAAAATTCTcttcctttaagaaaaaaagctttcagtttCTATAGATAGAATGTTTTAGAAACCTTCTGAAAGACTGTCACTGTGAACCTGTTCTCAATGACAGAAACCTAcataaattaagaaattaaatgtagTTCATATGAGTCTCTtctttccatttgcttttttaatgtcACGCTTACCCTTTACTTGTTGTCATTTATTAACATTCCTAAAGttatacaaaatatttacacaaataTTGGAGCAACTGACTAAAACTAGGTGATCTCCAAGAACTGTATTTCTATACAAGTCTCTACTTCTATAATATCTTTGTAATGTAACAGCATAGTACAATTATGATAATAATTACCCCTGTGGGATCATCATGATTGCCATGAATACTAAAAACTGGAATAGAAATGTTGAGATTTTCATCCTGATAATTCACCCATGGAAATCTGAacaagaagaggaaaggaagttAAAACTACATCTGCAAATTTGTGGATGATCAATATTCTCTTCAAATTAACACCATCACAGACAGATCACAGCAGCTACATGAATGAGTACAAAGGGGCTATGAATAAGCTTAAACTGCACAGCATAAGAAGATTCTTATTCATGGACTGGAATGGCACTTCCAACTGGGAATAGGGTAGCAAAAAGGACCTATTCTTTTAGAACAAGTCTATGAAAAGAATTGTACAACATATTGTGTGGTAGCAGCAGACTAAGCTGTATAACCCTTGCTTACACACAAAGACCTCTGTTGATTCTACCACAGCAATTCATCTAAATTGGTTTACTTGTATTGTACTTGCAAGATAGAAACTAGATTACATAAAGGTATCAAGTGTCACAGCACATTCAAAAGTTTCTCAAAATACTGTACACATTCCTTTATAGACTTAGGTAAGTGAAGTTATCCTGTAGACTGTCCCACAAAGAGAGGCCTAAAACTTCAAGGTTCTAGTCACAGAggatataaattaaaaatcacaaCACACTCACCCAATATGCAAACCAAGCCTTACATGATAATTTATAGGAATGTACTTACTTGCTGTGATGAAAATTAACTGCCTGATCACTCAAAATTTCAAACTGAACAGGACGATCACCCATGCAGTATTTTCTTAGCGACTCCAAACAAGAGTGTACTGTTTTTCTGGAAGGTTTGTTGTCATGAAAAAGGTCCCCACCTAATAAAATAAAGTCCACCTGTATGTAACAAAaagctttattattttaatacaacACTTCGTATTACCTTGAAAGACTTCCAATAAAATTGTTTAGATTATTTCTTCTAGGGAATTCCACATATTTCCTCATATCTGAGGAAGTATACTCCTAGGTAAAAGGAGTTAGTAGTAGCAGACACAAAATTTAACTTCCTcatgaaaaaaagtaattaaattactatttaaaacaaaatcaaaccccAAAAGATCCATTTATCAAGAGCCATAGGACAAAAAAACTgacagtgttaaaaaaaaaagtatcagtgAAGGTGAAGTATTTTAATAAGGGCCACCAAATTGGCTCCTGAACATTTTTTTTGACAGGCATGAAGagatacattatttttttatcgCTGCGGTAGCTAGTGGGAAGAAATCAGTAGCTATCACCACATTATTTTGAGAAGGTACTAGTCGTGGTTTCCACATATACTGTATATATTTAGCTTTTGAAAAAGCATTAGGATAAAACCTCATcaaaattacaaataatttgAACAATAAAGattaattctttaaaaactgaattacagaattgttaggttggaaaacacccctaagatcatcgagtccaaatgttaacccagcactgccaagtccaccactaaaccacgtccctaAATGCCCCatccacacatcttttaaataccttcagagATGTTGACTCCACCACtaccctgggaagcctgttccattgcttgacaaccctttcagggaagaaacCTTTCCTAATATCCGGACTAAATCTCTTCTGTCACAAATTGAGGCCATTTGCTCTTGCCCTATTGCTTGTTCCTTAGGAGACTGACCTTCCTCTGGCTACAAcatcctttcaggtagttgttgTGAGTAATAAGgtcccccttgagcctccttttctccaaaacaaataacccagctccctcaaccacTCCTcgtcagacttgtgctccagacccttccccagctctgctgcccttctctggacatggtCCAGCTTTCCAATATCTTTCTTGCAGtgaagggcccagaactgaacatgGGATTTGAAGcatggcctcaccagtgctgaatacagggggacaatcactgcccttgtcctgctggccatactagtgctgatacaggccaggatgccattggccttcctgGCCTCCTGGGCACACTACTGGCTCATGTCAATCAAACTGGGCCCTAGGGATGCAGCCTCACACCCGTTATGCCAGGCTACCTGGGAAGGTGGGGCAGTCACAGAGGAGATGCGCCTGCTGCACCAGGCTGGAATATGTTACCTTTGCCACCTGTCCCTTAATTCAGTGAGTTCATCCAGTGGGAGAGAGGACAGGAAATCTTCTGTATCATGTGCCCTGTCTGCCTTTCAGGCTGATCACAGGGAAGGCATAGTGTGATTCCAGTAGTGTTTCTCTCACACCCACACCCGCTCCCTGATACTCCTCCACCTCCTCACCCTCTCCCGGTGCTCTGTCCCTAAGTGGAATTCCCCTAGCCAGGTGCGCCTCCCACAGCTGTGCTCACTGCTGTCAGTCAGCACTGGTGGAACAGCAGAGCCCACCCTGCAGCTGATGTTGGAGTGGCATTCAGTTCCCACTGAAGCTCTGTCTGGGCAGCTGTGTCAGTTGTGGTGGATGCAGCGGTGAGAGAGGCCACAGCTTTCTGTCAGATGGATACCACAGCTCCCTGggtggagctggcagggcttCAGCACCCTTCCTGCATGAAATGTTATGCCACAGCATGTCTGCCTGTCATGTTTGTGGTGCACCTGTTTGCTGCTGGTCCCCCTGGGCTTCTTTTACAGGTGGGGAGGTAGTTGGCTGCcactgctcctggccctgcttgGGTCCCATCAGTTGCTGTTGTTCGAGATgcaggctcctggcagcagctcacagCTCCTCATAAGGTTGCCCTGGTTCGGGAAACTCCCCTCTGCACCACTCTAGAGGATTCTGCTGCTGACTGTGCCGGCACCAGGGCTGGTCACCTCAGCAACTCAACACTCTAACAAACACTTCAAAAGCTTCTAACATTTTCTCTACTTTCTGATTTGAAGATTTGAAGACTGTGCATCATCAACCTCACACTCTCCCCTACTATTTTCCCTCCTTGAATTGACAAACTCTCTGCAAATACCAGTGAAACTGGTGCAGGCAATCCAAAAACACAGTTAATGCAACCAGGGTCATAATTTAACACGAATGCTCTCTCAAAAGAATAGGCACTCCTTTCACTAAAACAGAAACGAAACTGGTTGCAATGAATAGCTTGAATGCTCTCTCAGAAGAATAGGCATTCCTTTTActaaaacagaaatgaaactgCTTGCAATAAATAGCTTAGTCATTTGATTTCATATTACTATAGATTGTACTAGGACTAAGCTGTACAGCTTTTGGCAGATACGAATGTATTTTCAACAGCCTCActccttccttttccaaaaAGTAGCActtacttcatttttttgagCATGGTCCAGAATTTCATTAAAAGTTACAAATGTATCATTTCCACGAACTGGATCTTTCTCCAAATAGCCAAGATGAATATCAGTAGCAACAAGTATTTTAAAGGTGTCTTCATCATCCCTACATAAGACAGAAAAACTTGTGTCACAGAGCAACACACATAGGGAATTTCAACACAGTCTTTATTAAGGTAAGCTGGTCTGTCCAAAGTCACAAAATACACAGGAGATCTGCCATAAAACTCTGCCAAATGTCATTCCTGTAatgttcttaaaatatttcGCTAATTTTACTGCAAATGTTACATCACCAAACCAACCAGTTGCTAGGTTCATCCCAGTCATTCTACTCTAGTGAAGGGCTGCAACCACCTCTCTGCAGTACCTAACGAAAAACTAAGGAATCCTCAGTATATTTCCtgcctttaaaaatacttgttgAACAAACATTCAACTTCTCTCCCTGCACTGGTAATCTGCGTGTATGTGACGGCAAGCATGATGATCATAAGGACCTGAGGGAAAACACAAATGATGATCCGAGCTCTCCTTAACTCATCCCAAACATACAAAACACTCGCTGTCTGATGTGACAGGACGGCACGGCGTCGCAGACAACGGGAGCTTACTGTGAGTTGACGGTGCTCATCTTCGTGCCAAGGCTGTTCAGGTCAGGGAGTCAGCTTCTCTCGTCATAGGCGGTGTGTGAAACGTAAGAGACAGGACAGACGCTGGGTTAGCAGGTAGGCACAGCGAACGATCCCTCACGCCGCTGGATCAGTCCCCCCTCCCGCCGCTGCCTCGGCCCAGCACGTCACGTCCGGGCCGCGGCCCGGAAGCGCCTCTGGGCCCCGCCCCGGAGCGCCCGGCCGTGCTGGGGCCGCAGGTACCGCGGGCGGAgctgggccgggccgggggtgCTCGGCGCGGATGGGAGACCCGTGGGACGGGATTAGAGCGGGGTCTGGCTGCCGGCAGCCCGCGGCACGGCCGGGGCAGAGGGGAGGCATGGGCGGTACCGGCCCGGCCCAgccggcggggagcgggggagCGTCCTTCTGTGGCGCGAGGGCCCGTCCGGGGGgtgcggagcggagcggaggaGGGCCGGGGCTGCGGGCTGGGCCGGGGCCGGACAGGCGCCGCGGGGCCTCGCAGAGACTCTGCCCTACTATCCGGACTGCTCCGGCCTCTTTGTTAAGAAAACGGGCAGCGCTCCGGGTGCGCTCTGCAAACCCTCGCGCTGCTTCTCGCTGCCCGTCCCAAAGTGGTGCCGTTTCGGGACCGGGGTAACGTGGTGCTTTTCCAGCGTGGATATTGTCTGGGAGTTCTGGCAGAGCTAACAAGGGCCGGGTTAGTGGAGGAACTTTGAGTTTGctctttaattttcttatttgtcGATGTCCACATCATCCATTTGTATTGTACAACAACAAGATTGTACATTTGCTGCTCACAGATGCTGACTGAAAATGAATAAAGAAGAGCAAGTCGATGAGGACGACGATGATAGTGAGTTGTTTGAAGACTTCACAGAGCATTTTAATCAGCTTGAACTGCTGGAGACTCACAGGCATTTGATTCCTGTGGGGACTCAGAGCTGTTGGTCAGGACAATCCGATGATGACGATGATGAGCAAGAAAGAAGTGAGGAATGGTATGAAatgcaagagaagaaaatggaaaaaaatccagagacaTTGCTACTCTGGGCAGCTGAAAACAATCGGGTAAGGCACTTGTTCTGTTCATATGTAGCACTTAGAAGAATGTTATTTTAATCACATATCTAACAACTCATCCACAAACAAAAATTTACTTACACTTTCCTGTCTTTCTCTGAGCTATTTTGATCTGGTTTTGCAAGCCACTGCATGTAAAACATCTCCCTTTGTAGCCCACGCCCACTGAAAAGTCTCTGGATCCATTAGCTTTCAGAAAGCAAGCTTTGATTTCAGTTGAAAGTTCAAGTAACAGCACTTCTCTTTAACTTATATAAACGGAAAGCATACCAGGCCCTTTCTTCCTGGCAAATAAGCCTTTTAACTGGAGTGGAGAGGATGTATCTGAAATTTTATTGTTTCTGAAGCTCTATATGCAGATAACAGGTGACtgtttttgtatatttttatggaaaagaaatccaACTTTATTTTTGGAAGTGAGGGAGAGACAACCAAGATTCCTGTTGTGTTATTATACCCTTGTGTACACTTATTTTCATTAGTTGCCTTTCTTACACACAAAAACTCCCCTCTGCAGTTCTGTGAAGGTACTTATGTCTTCACAGTGAATGGGGAGAAGGTGTAAGGTTAAGGTAGTCTTAAGGCATTGCAACTAATATTCATGTTTTAGCTCTTTGAAAACAGAACAACCCAcggaaaacaaacaaacaaaacccccacaaaatcCCCGAACCCTAGTAACAATAGctggtttcattttaaaatctgctgTTGCACTTAAGCGTTTTTTGACACTGACAGAAATTGGTTTTCCACTAAACTTCCAGACAGGAAAAGCCATACATCCTGTTTCACGGAATCACATGAAATTACCTGTTTTATTTAAACAGCTGAGTACAGTAAAGAGGCTCCTGTCTGAAAAGCTGGCTCCAGTAAATGCTCGTGATGAAGACCAGTACACTCCTCTCCACCGAGCTGCCTACAGGGGGCACTTGGACATTGCACACGAATTGGTGGCACAGGGGGCTGACATTCACGCGCAGACCGTGGACGGCTGGACACCCCTTCACAGCGCCTGCAAGTGGAACAACACAAGAGTGGCCGCGTTCCTGCTGCAGCAAGGCGCAGACATCAACGCACAGACGAATGGTTTGCTGACCCCACTGCATATCGCTGCAGGAAAcaaaaacagcagagaaaccCTCGAACTCTTGCTGATGAATCGTTATGTGAAACCAGACCTGAAAAACAGCTTGGATGAAACTGCCCTTGACATTGCTAGGAGGACTGATATGTATCACTACCTTTTTGAAATAGTAGAAGACTGCATAAATGCCGTGTCCCCTTAAAAGCTGTGATTAAGCTTATGAATGTGGGGTTTGCTGCCACTTTCTTGTTTGTGTTCTGCATGCTCATCAGTGGTGGTCTGTCTCTTTGCAACAAGGTAAATGTAATGTAATGTAAGATACTTTATTGTTCTCCCAGGCAAAATGTCACTTCTTGCAATTCAGCTCAGTTGTCTCACTCATGCTTTGAAGTGTTACTACTGTTACTGAAGGTATTCACAAAGTCTCAGTAGTTTCTGTTTGTTGCCATTTAATTAGTGCAAATTTGGAGGGGTCTGTCTAATTGGTCTGTAGTGTCATAGCAGTAAAGAAAACTGGAATATTTACTTGATATGAAAGAATTCTGGCTTGTTTAGGCAGAGTTTATTGCAACTcactttaaaatgaattttttgagaaattttaacttttttaaaactgcatGAAAGCTCAGAATGAATGTAACTTATTTGGGTgatacacaaaatattttatgattttggTATAAGgcttattataaaataaaatatttaacctCAAGTGCTTTGTCATATGTTTAATTGAAAGCTCATTTATCAATGCAAGTGCCTGTTCATAAATACTAAGTATTATCCATAGGGTGAGAAAGgagttttggtttatttttcctgttacttTTCAAGGCAACGACTTTCTATCAAGATCCTGTTTACTTTTCCCTCACAAAATTAAATTGCTTAAACATTTAAGGTTAGGGACATGGCATTGGTTGGAACAAATGAGCCTCAACTCTGTGAGGATAAACAGCAAGCATACTGTTTTGTCTGATTAGTTACAGCTGATTTAGTTACAGGTAATTTAGTGTTTCTCTTCCACTTTGAGTTAGTACATTGTTacagttttatattttgttactttttcCTAGTAAATTTTCCCACACCAACAGCTCCTTGCCAGCAAGGTAGAACTCTTCGAGCCCTGGACTTAACGACTGCTTCATTGAAATTCTAAATAACCTCGGCACACCAGCTAAATTGGTAAAGGAGAACCCCCATCCTCCTGTAGCCTCAGCTGAGCGTAGGggcagctttttatttttattggtttttttttttttccttgggaggTGGGACTTGGCTTCTGCCCGGACTCGGAGAGGGTGTGTGAAGAGAAGGGGTCCGGGGTTCGTTTTTCTTTCGGCCGGGTCATTATTTGGCTTCTGGCCCCGAGGGAGGTCCCAGTTCACATCTGAGTCCTCacgctctgctctgctctgctctgctctgctctgcccactgCCTGGACTTGCCTGGAATTCATCGGAAAGCCAGTGCCATCTGCGGAGTAGTCTTTGGGGGGGAAGGGCcgcccttccctccctctttccccgTGTTGGCAGCAGCCGGCACCCATTGACGAAGAAGGAGATccccagccagagccagccTTTGGCAGCGTGAGTGCGCAGGAGGAGCcgccctttcccttctcccttcccgCGCC
Proteins encoded in this region:
- the ANKRD49 gene encoding ankyrin repeat domain-containing protein 49; translation: MNKEEQVDEDDDDSELFEDFTEHFNQLELLETHRHLIPVGTQSCWSGQSDDDDDEQERSEEWYEMQEKKMEKNPETLLLWAAENNRLSTVKRLLSEKLAPVNARDEDQYTPLHRAAYRGHLDIAHELVAQGADIHAQTVDGWTPLHSACKWNNTRVAAFLLQQGADINAQTNGLLTPLHIAAGNKNSRETLELLLMNRYVKPDLKNSLDETALDIARRTDMYHYLFEIVEDCINAVSP